The window GCGCTGGCCCAGTGCGACGGCGCCATCCAAGAGCGCATGGTGTGGCACCTGCTGCTGGTCGAGGACGAGTTGGGGCTGCGGGTAGGTGACCACCTCGGCATCAAGCCCGACGACGTGCGGGGTCTCGGGCCGGTGAAGGGGCAGCAACTGACGCCGGACGACGAGCAGCGGCTGGCCAACCTCGGCGCCAACGGGCCTCGTGACGTGGCCGGGCTGCGCATGACCCACTGCGTGCCCAACGAACGGGTGGTCGTCACCCGCTGATGGCCGGGCCCGTCCTCGGCCTCGACGCCTGCCGACGAGGGTGGGTGGGCGTGGTCGTCGAGGACGGCCGCTTTGTCGAGGCAGTGTTCGCGACCTCCGCCGGCGCCCTCATTCCGGGCTTTGCCGTGGTGGGGGTCGACATCCCCATCGGGACGACGGTCTCTGGGCAGCGGGCATGCGATGTGGCGGCTCGGTCGTTCGTGGGGGCGCGTCGCAGCAGCGTGTTCAACGCCCTGCCCACGTCGGTGCTGTCGGCCGGCTCGTATGCCGAGGCCGCAGCCGCCTGTGTGGCACTGACGGGCAAGGGGCTGTCGCAGCAGTCGTGGGGCCTGGTGGCCAAGACCCGGGAAGTGGCGGCCCTGCGGGATGCGTGGCCGGTGTACGAGGTGCACCCCGAGGTCTCGTTCCGGGCGCTGCACGGCGAGCCGTTGCCTTGGCCCAAGACGACGTGGAACGGCCTGGCGCTGCGGCAGCGCTTGTTGGCATCGGCCGGCGTGGTGGTGCCCGACTCGCTCGGCCTGGCGGGGACCCTGGCCGCGCCTAACGACGTGCTCGACGCCGCCGCCGTGGCCTGGACCGCAACCCGCATCGCTTCGGGTCGCGCGTCGACGCTGCCCGACCCGCCCGAGCTCGACGCCGAAGGCCGCCCCCTCGCCATCTGGTACTGAAAGCCTCTTGCGTTCGATACCCTAGGGGGGTATGGTAGCGACAACGCAACTCAGGAGGCAGACATGAGGCACACCACGCACACGGTCGACGACAACACCCACGACCACGCCGCCTGCCTGAGCCGCGTCAACGAGGCCGACACGCACCGTGAGGACGAGGCCGACCTCGCCGCTCACGCCGGCCATGACCACGGCGGGCACGGCGACCACTCGGGTCATGGCGGGCACGGCGACCACGCGGCGATGTTCCGTCGGCGGTTCTGGATCACGGCGGCCCTGAGCGTCCCCGTCGTCGCCACGTCTCACATGGTCATGGACTGGTTCGGCTACACCCTCGACTTCCCCGGCATGTCGTGGGTCGGCCCCGTGCTGGGCACGGTGATCTTCCTGTGGGGCGGCTGGCCGTTCCTGGCGGGCGGCGTCAGCGAGGCCCGCTCCCGCCGCCCCGGGATGATGGCTCTCATCTCCCTCGCCATCGTCGTCGCCTTCGTGGCGTCGGCGGCCACCTCGCTGGGGTGGTTCGGCCTCGACTTCTGGTGGGAGCTGGCCGCCCTCATCGTGATCATGCTGCTGGGCCACTGGCAGGAGATGCGGGCGCTGGGCCAAGCCCGGGGCGCCCTCACCGCCCTGGCCGAACTGCTGCCCGACACCGCCGAACGAGTCACCCAGGACGGCATCGAGGAAGTGCCGCTCACCACGCTGGCGCCGGGCGACATCGTGTTGGTCAGGCCTGGTGGCCGAGTGCCCGCCGACGGCCGCATCGTCGACGGCGAAGCCGAGCTCGACGAGTCAATGGTGACCGGCGAGTCACGGCCGGTCCCCCGTGGTCCTGGCGAGCGGGTGGTGGCAGGCACGGTGGCCACCGACTCGTCGCTGCGAGTCGAAGTGGAGGCCGTCGGCGACGACACTGCTTTGGCAGGCATCCAGCGCCTAGTGGCCGACGCCCAGACCTCGCACGGCCGGGCCCAGGCACTGGCCGACCGCTTCGCCGCCCTCCTCTTCTACGTCGCCGCTGCTGCAGGCGTGGCCACCTTCGCCACGTGGACGGCCTTGGGCGACACCGACTCGGCAGTGGTGCAAGCGGTCACCGTGCTCGTCATCTCGTGCCCCCACGCCCTCGGCCTGGCCATCCCGCTGGTGACGAGCATCTCCACCGCCATGTCCGCCCGCCACGGGATCCTGGTCAAGGACCGGCTCGCCCTCGAGCGCATGCGCACCATCGACACCGTCCTGTTCGACAAGACGGGCACCCTCACCAAGGGCGAGCACGCGGTGACCGAGGTCGACGGCCCCCGCACCTTGGCGCTCGCCGCCGCCGTGGAAGCCGACAGCGAGCACCCGCTGGCGCGGGCCATCGTGGCCGCGGCCGACGACGCCCCCACGGCGACCGACTTCCGTTCGATCACCGGGCGCGGCGTGGAGGCCACCGTCGACGGCCGTCGCTACGCCGTGGGTGGTCCCGCCTTGTTGCGGGAGCGCAGCCTGGCGAAGCCCGACCGTTACGCCGACTGGGAAGCACGGGGCGCCACCGTCCTGTACCTGGTTGACGAGACGGGCATCGTCGGCGCCCTGGCCTTGGAGGACCAGATACGGCACGAGGCTCGCGAAGCGGTGGAGACGCTGCGGCGCATGGGACGGCGGGTGGTGATGATCACCGGCGACGCCCGTTCTGTGGCCGAGGCCGTCGGCCAGGAGCTCGGGGTGACCGAGGTCTTCGCCGAGGTGCTGCCCGAGGAGAAGGACGCCAAGGTGGCGGAGTTGCAAGCCCGCGGCCGGAGGGTGGCCATGGTGGGCGACGGCGTGAACGACGCGCCGGCGCTGGCCCGGGCCGATGTCGGCCTGGCCATCGGTGCAGGCACCGACGTGGCCATCGAGTCGGCGGGCGTGGTGCTCGCCTCCAGCGACCCGCGGGGCGTTGTGTCCGTCATCCGCCTGTCGCAGGCCTCGTACCGAAAGATGGTGCAGAACCTGGCGTGGGCGGCCGGCTACAACGTCGTTGCCATCCCGCTGGCCGCCTTCGGGGTGCTGCCCCCGGCGGTGGGCGCCGTCCTCATGTCGCTGTCGACGATCGTGGTCGCCCTCAACGCCCAACTGCTGCGGCGGGTCAGTCTTGGGCGAGGTAGCGCCAGCCCCGATCGGGGAAACCAGCAGCCTCGGCAACATGCGCACTCGCATGGTTCGTGAGCTCGTGGAGGTACGTGGGCACGCGGCCCGAGTCGAGCACCGCTCGGGCCGCGGTGGCCACCAGCCGCCGGGCCAGTCCCTTGCCCCGAGCGGCGGGCTCGGTGCCCACAGCGATCTCCCATACGAAGTCGTCGTGGCACTTCAGCCCCACGCCGGCCAGGTAGGCGCCGTCGTCGTCGAAGACGGCCAACACCTCGCCGCCGAAGGGCCGCAGCCACTCGGGCAGCGTCGGGTCGTCGGCCGGGCGCCACTCCCCCAGCGGCTCAAGCTCGGTGGGTGCGGTCGTCCAGCGGAACACCAGTTCCACCAGGCCGTCGTCGGTGTCGGCGCCGGAAAGGATGGTGCCGTGCGGGGTGCGGATGCCCGCCACGGCGCGCACGACGCCGTCCCAGGCCAGTTCGGAGCGCGACTCGGCTTTGGTGACGGTGAACGCTTCGGTCGGAGGCCACGTGCCCAGGTCGCGGCGGAGGTGGGCGGCCAGCTGTTCGGGGACGTCGATCACGAGCGCAGCAACCGCTCGACGGCCTTGACGGCCTCGGTCACCATCTCGTCGCCGCTGTCGCCTTCGGCATGGGCGACGCAATGGCGCACGTGCTGGTCGAGCAACCCGATGGCCACCGACTGCAGCGCCTTCGTCACCGCACTGACCTGCGTGAGGATGTCGATGCAGTACGTGTCCTCTTCCACCATCCGTTCGAGGCCGCGCACCTGGCCCTCGATGCGACGTAACCGTCGCACGTAATCGTCCTTGTCCATCGAGTAACCACGCATGAGTCCAACATACCACCCGGGGGTATACTGCAACCATGACCACGACTTCGACCTACACCGTTTCCGGCATGACCTGCGGCCACTGCGTGAGCGCTGTGTCGGCTGAGCTTTCCAAGTTGCCCGGCGTCGAGAACGTCGACGTCGACCTCGACTCCGGGCGCGTGACCGTCGCCAGCGAGGCACCGCTCGACGAGGCCGCCGTGCGGGTGGCGGTCGACGAAGCCGGCTACGAGGTGACCTCGTGACGGCCCGGGCCCGCCTGGCTGCGTTCGCCGTCGTGCTCGCTGTCGCCTTCGGCGGCGGGTGGGCGGTGGGCGCCACGGTCGGCCCCGACGACTCGCCTGCCGTGGTGCACCACCGATGAGCGCCATCGA of the Acidimicrobiales bacterium genome contains:
- a CDS encoding GNAT family N-acetyltransferase; translated protein: MIDVPEQLAAHLRRDLGTWPPTEAFTVTKAESRSELAWDGVVRAVAGIRTPHGTILSGADTDDGLVELVFRWTTAPTELEPLGEWRPADDPTLPEWLRPFGGEVLAVFDDDGAYLAGVGLKCHDDFVWEIAVGTEPAARGKGLARRLVATAARAVLDSGRVPTYLHELTNHASAHVAEAAGFPDRGWRYLAQD
- a CDS encoding DUF429 domain-containing protein, producing the protein MAGPVLGLDACRRGWVGVVVEDGRFVEAVFATSAGALIPGFAVVGVDIPIGTTVSGQRACDVAARSFVGARRSSVFNALPTSVLSAGSYAEAAAACVALTGKGLSQQSWGLVAKTREVAALRDAWPVYEVHPEVSFRALHGEPLPWPKTTWNGLALRQRLLASAGVVVPDSLGLAGTLAAPNDVLDAAAVAWTATRIASGRASTLPDPPELDAEGRPLAIWY
- a CDS encoding metal-sensitive transcriptional regulator — translated: MRGYSMDKDDYVRRLRRIEGQVRGLERMVEEDTYCIDILTQVSAVTKALQSVAIGLLDQHVRHCVAHAEGDSGDEMVTEAVKAVERLLRS
- a CDS encoding cation transporter; protein product: MTTTSTYTVSGMTCGHCVSAVSAELSKLPGVENVDVDLDSGRVTVASEAPLDEAAVRVAVDEAGYEVTS
- a CDS encoding heavy metal translocating P-type ATPase, producing MRHTTHTVDDNTHDHAACLSRVNEADTHREDEADLAAHAGHDHGGHGDHSGHGGHGDHAAMFRRRFWITAALSVPVVATSHMVMDWFGYTLDFPGMSWVGPVLGTVIFLWGGWPFLAGGVSEARSRRPGMMALISLAIVVAFVASAATSLGWFGLDFWWELAALIVIMLLGHWQEMRALGQARGALTALAELLPDTAERVTQDGIEEVPLTTLAPGDIVLVRPGGRVPADGRIVDGEAELDESMVTGESRPVPRGPGERVVAGTVATDSSLRVEVEAVGDDTALAGIQRLVADAQTSHGRAQALADRFAALLFYVAAAAGVATFATWTALGDTDSAVVQAVTVLVISCPHALGLAIPLVTSISTAMSARHGILVKDRLALERMRTIDTVLFDKTGTLTKGEHAVTEVDGPRTLALAAAVEADSEHPLARAIVAAADDAPTATDFRSITGRGVEATVDGRRYAVGGPALLRERSLAKPDRYADWEARGATVLYLVDETGIVGALALEDQIRHEAREAVETLRRMGRRVVMITGDARSVAEAVGQELGVTEVFAEVLPEEKDAKVAELQARGRRVAMVGDGVNDAPALARADVGLAIGAGTDVAIESAGVVLASSDPRGVVSVIRLSQASYRKMVQNLAWAAGYNVVAIPLAAFGVLPPAVGAVLMSLSTIVVALNAQLLRRVSLGRGSASPDRGNQQPRQHAHSHGS